The window TGCGGAAGGGAAGGGCAGTGCAGAAATCGCCAGGAACTTGTCATTGAGCAGAAGCACCATAAATACCTACCGGAGTCGTATTTTAGAGAAATTAGATTTAAGTCGCACCAGTGATATTATCCATTATGCTATCGATAATCGCCTTTTGGATAGATAGGTCAAGTCAGTAAATTGACGGCATGCTGTCGTCATTTGTACGACACAGTTTGTCTTTATTCGACGATGCCTTTACCGACATTTTTCAAGTATTTTCAATTACTCTATTGCCAGGCTAAAGGAGAGCCCTTGTGCATATATTGCTAGTAGATGATTCAGAACTTATTCTGTCCAGATTACGTCGGCTCATTTTATTGAAATATCCAGATGTGGTTATTACCAGCGCCAAAACGTTTCACCAGGCAGAGGAAGCGCTTCAGCCTCCCTTGCCTGATGTCGTGATACTCGACATCCAGTTGCCCGACGGGAACGGGATTGATATCGCGGAGAGAATTAGAAAAATTTCACACGAAATGAAAATAGTGATCTTGACCAATTATAACGAGGAAGGGTATCGCAAGGCTGCGATGGTGGCTGGAGCGGACTATTATATCAATAAATCAGGGGAGTTCCGGAAAGTACTTCCCCTGTTGGGAACCATTTTAAGTGAACTACAAACCGAATTATAGTCAATATCTCCGGAAGTATCCCAATTATACTTTCCCTGTCACCTCTTGTGTGACACGAGATTCATGATAATGACTATTTACCCATATCGGGTGTTACCGTATCATTCCCTCGATCGTTCTATCAAAGGGACAAGGTGAATCAATGCATGATTCTATCCATTCAACTATAGACTCTATTATCAAGTCGATGCTCCATATATTAAATCGACCGAATAATTGGCAAAATCTCCTCCGGGATATTTTTACTCTATTGTATGAGCAGAATCCGTATCGCCGGTTTCAAATCGTATATCCAACTCCCAACCGCGAAGGGGATCAGGCAAAATCTCCTATGACCGCAGATATCCAGTTTCAGTTTTTGCAGGATCAAATTCAATCGGCGAATGAAAATATCTTGCGACAGGCCATGAAGGGACGGACATGCGATCACTTTTTCCTAAATGAGAATCTGGAAAACTATCGGCGAACCGAATTTGGCACCGTCCTGGTTTCTTCGCGTGATATCACTGCACAGGAAAACCATTGTAATTGCGATTTTATGAAGACGCTTTCTGCCTCAGATATGGTCTTGGCTATCGTCCCTATATTGCATAAAGGAGTCCCCGTTATGCTCCTGGAATTCGCCGGGAAGGGGATGGACGAATGCTCTGACTGTCTCGATGGACTCGAAGAGATTGCCGAGGCTATCGGGGCCGCGTATAAACGATTCCTGTTGGAACAGGACATTCGAATAACTGCAGAAAATCTGAAATTAATCATTGAATCCACTGGGGATGCGATAATTCTGCGAAAATTAGACGGGCCGTTCCTCCATGTGAATGAACGAGCCGTCGAATTGTTGGGATATACCAGAGACGAGTTCCAGGAAATGCACCCGGAGGATATCGATGTGGTTGGAGATCACGATGTAGGGGAGAGGTTGGAACTGGAGGGGCAGGTGCTGTTTGAAACCGTTCTGCGCAGAAAAGGAGGCTCCCTTGTGCCTGTAGAGATTAACTCCCGCTATGTTCGGTATCAACGGCAACAGGTCATTTTGAGTGTCGTGCGGGATATTTCGCGCCGAAAAACCTATGAAAAGCAGATTTTTCGCCAAGCCCAAATACTAAAAAATGTGCAAGATGCTGTGTTTGTAACTGATAACGATTTTCGCATTGAATTCTGGAATCAGGGCGCCGAACAGATTTTTGGATATACGGCAGAGGAAATGGCACAGGCAATTCCTACTTCTACCTGGATTCATTCCAGATCTTTAGAAATGAGCCACATTTTCGAAACGATTCACACCAAAGGGAAATTTGAGGCGGAAATCCAGATAAAAAGGAAGGACGGGCAACAGCGCTGGATTTCCATGACAATCTCACGATTAACGAATACACGGGATGAAGATGAGGGGTATCTTGGCATGGGGAGGGACATTACTGAAAGAAAACAAACTCAGTTGGAACTTTTGAAGCAAACCCATGCACTTGAGCAGCGAGTAAAAGAGTTGCGAGGTCTTTATGAAACCTCCCGGATAATCAACGAGGAACTGGATCTTAAGACGACTCTGGTAGATCTGCTTGAAGTGATAGCTGGATCATGGCAGTATCCCCAACAGACTGTGGTCAGAATTGTGTTGGATGGGCAAGAGTATGCTACTGCAGGATTCCAGGATACCGCTTGGTGCCAGTCAGCCGACATCCTAGTTGGTGATAGCCCTCGGGGCCAAATTGAAGTGGCCTATCTGCAAGAATTTCCAACAGCCGATGAGGGGCCGTTTCTGGAGGAGGAACGGTGGCTAATTAATACACTTGCCGATCGAATTGCCAGGTTTATCGGGCGTCGTGAATCCCAGCATGAGCTCCAACAAAGTGAGGAGCAGTATCATCAGCTCTTTGAATCCATGCATAACGGCTTTGCTTTGTGTCGTATGGAGTATGATGATACTGGTACTCCAGTGAATTTGGAATACCTGACGGTGAACTCTGCTTTCGAGCACATCCTCAAGATATCTCGGGACCAAATTGAAGGAAAAATGATCACGGATGTTTTTCCAGAGATTTGGGAGACAGATAAAGAGTTGATAGCACTGTACAGCAGAGTTGCCACTACCGGACAACAAGAACAACTCACAACCTATATCGAATCCCTGGGGCTATGGGTCGAAATTACGGCGTACTCGCCTGAATACCCCTATGTTGCAGTGATATTCACTGATATAACCGAACAGAAAAAGGCCGAAGCATCGTTGCGTGAGGAAAGTGAGACCCTCAGGCAAATTACAGAAACCAGCCCGGTCGGAATCACCCTGTTCGATTTAGACGGAAACATCTATTCTGCAAATAGTCATGCCCGTGCGATTTTTGGTCTGCGGGAAAGTGACCTGCACCACCGGTCGTACGATGCTCCGGAATGGAAAATCACTGATAATGCCGGGAATCCCATCCCCGCTGAACAGTTACCTTTTTCGCAGGTCCGTCAAACCGGCAAGGCAATTTGGGACTACCAACATGCGATTGAGCCGAAAGACGGGTGTAGAACTTACCTGTCGATTAACGCAGCTCCACTCCGGAATAAAGCAGGCGATATGACAGGAGTCATTGCGGTAATATCGGATATCAGTGAACGAAGACAGATGGAACAACAACTCTTTCAAACTGAAAAAATGGAAGCCATGGGCCAAATTGCCGGTGGTATCGCCCACGATTTTAATAATGTCCTCGCAGCAATAGACGGGGCCAACCAAATGATAGAATTACAAGCCGATGATGAGAAGTTTCTGAAGTATCTCCGGATTATTAAATCCAGTGTAGAGCGCGGGAATGCCGTTACCAATCGAATGTTGACCTTTACCCGGTCATCCAAACCTGAAATGCAACCATTGGGTCTGATGCCATTACTTCAGGAATTTGGAAGTATGGTCGAATATACTTTGCCAAAGGATGTTCATGTGCATCTTGCTGATGTTAATTCTTCTGTTGAGGTGTTGGCGGAATCCAGTCAGCTACAGCAAGTCCTTTTCACCCTCTGTATTAATGCAGCGGACGCGATGCCAAACGGTGGTAACATCCATATCGCTACCCGCAAACCGGAGGAATATGAACTTCAGCGGTACCGTCCTAATACAGCACAGGAGTACTGGTGTCTGACAGTAATTGATGAAGGATTTGGTATGAGCGAGGAAATTCAGTCCAGGATATTTGAGCCATTCTACACCACCAAATCTTCGTCCAAGGGAACGGGACTGGGGTTGGCAGTGGTCAAAAAAATTATGGATTTGCATGACGGATGGATTACTGTCGCCAGCGCACCAGGTGAGGGCGCGACGTTTATACTTGGATTGCCCCTGCATACAACACAAGAGGGGGATGATTCCGATGAAATACCAGCGCGGAGGGAATTGTACAATGGGGATGGAGAATATTTGCTCGTAGTCGATGACGAAGAACCGTTGCGACAGTTGATGAAGGAGTCCTTTACGGCGCAGGGATACAGGGTATTGACAGCACCGAATGGCAAAGAAGCCTTTCAAATTGTATCCACCTCGAATCCTAAAATCGATCTTGTGCTCACCGATATTGGCCTTCCGGATATCAATGGAGGAAGGTTAATAATGCAAATTCATGCGACGAATCCGGACCTCCCGGTGATTGCAATGACGGGATATGTGGATAATCAAACCCGGGACGAACTTTTGAGTGCCGGTGCCAGGTCAGTGGTGACCAAGCCCTTCAATATCGAACAGTTTAACCGGCAGGTGTATAACATATTAAATCCCAAACCCTTTGAAATAGCCGTTACATAATTCAGAGAAACGGAAGGAAATGACACAATGGATAAACACAATGTGCATACTACCTTTAGTCCCAAATTGGATGCAATCCTCGGGGGAGGCATTCCGAAACAATCGCTGAATATCCTTGCTGGCCACCCTGGCGCAGGAAAATCTATTTTTGCCCATCATTTGCTATTTCATCATTTGAAAAGACAGCCACAGTCGAAGGTCTTATATCTCACGACTCTGTCAGAACCCCCAGCAAAAATTATCCGGTATATGCGGGATTTTTCGTTTTTCCAGAGCGACCTCTTTCAAACCCGTTTTCAATTGGATGATATCGGACCGACTATCCGTGAGAAGAAATTTGGTGAGATTTCCGACAAAATACTCGAAATAGTCCAGCAATACCGCCCGGATATCTTGGTGATCGACTCCTTCAAGGCCATTCGGGATATCGGGGGACAAGTTGATGAGTTCCGGCAATTTGTGTATCAGGTTGCAGTTCGGCTCTACGGACAACAATGTACCACTTTTCTGGTGGGGGAATATGATATCAGCGAAATTAGCCAGGGAGCTGAATTTGCCGTCGCTGATGGAATTATCTTGTTGGAGATGAGACAGGTGGCTGGAGAACCCCAGCGGTTGCTCCAGGTCAGAAAACTGCGGGGGCAAAATCCAGTGACTGCCCCTCTCCCATTTTATATTGATACCGATGGAATACAGATTCAATATTTAACAACGGTGGCGGACAGTGAGGACAAAGCAGAAGAGCAAATCCGCTCAACTGGAATTACGGCGTTTGACGAATTGGTGGATGGGGGATTGGCGTCCGGTCAGACTCTACTGATTTCGGGAGTATCCGGGACCGGGAAAACAACCCTGGCATTGCAAATACTCCATAATGCATTACAGCGGGGAGACACCGGTCTGTATTACTCTTTTGAGGAATCTCGGCGGGCCTTATTGAGAACGGCAACCCATTTTGGTTGGTCGTTTGAACAGGCCATTGCAGAAGACAGGGGCCATTTTTTTTATATTCCCCAGACGGCTATCAGGATCGAGGAGGTGATTTCCAGATTGGAACAGGAGATTGAACGTTATCAACCGCAATGGCTCATCATGGATTCATTTTCTGTCTATTTACATCGCGTGGAGGAGCCTGCGATTATCCGGGAAAAAATGTACCAAATTCGTTCGTTGCTTCAACACCATGATGTGACAGGGTTATTAATTTCTGATATCCCGGCACACGCTACGACTCAATTATCGCGAGCTGGAGTGGAGGAAACCGTTGCAGATGGGACAATTGTTCTCCGGAGCAATTTGGAGCACAATAACCGCTGTCGGTATTTGGAAGTGTACAAAATGCGCCGCATAAATCACGTCAAAGGGATGCACCGCATGATCATCGGAGAGAATGGAATTGAAGTCTTCTATACCTCCGGATGGATGGAGACCCCAGACTCTGAGGGGACCACTTTTACGTTCACACCGCTTCAATCCAGAATCGAGAACCCCCTGCGTTATAATTCGGCATGGCTGATTCGGGGGGAAGCCGGCATGGGAAAATCAACCATGGCCATGAATTTTGTGGCGGAGGGATTACAAAATCAGGAATCCGTATTATTAATCACCGCAGATGCTCCAGAGCAGGATACGGTTCGGCGGCTATCTACGGTAGGTGTGGATGTGGAACCATATCTACATTCCGGACAATTGAAGTTGTTGGATGCCTATTCCGGAAATAATCCTCAGTTAAACCTGTCGGATCCCGAAGTGTTGAAATATTATATTTTCAGTTGTGTTTCCCAAATGCAAACCCCGATCCGGGTGGTTTTCGATTCAATTACTCCGCTTTCAGTTCGAAACAATCTAGAGGGGTTTGTGGAACTCATACATCAAAAAAACCGAATGCTGCGACATCCCCAGGTAACTGTTTTAGATACACATCTCTACCAACGCAACGCGGGAGAAGAATCGCTGGCGCTGTTAAACGGGTATGATATTGTAATTGATTTGTATGCAACCGGTGAGGTTACTGCAAACGCCAAGCGACAATTTCAGATTACGAAGGCTCGTGATATCAAGGCTGACTCCACCCCCCAATCCTTCGAAATTGATCCGGCCAGAGGAATCGTACCAGTGGATCACTAACCACATTATTGTGTAAGGATAAAAAATTGAAAAACCTGATCAATAAGGCACTTCAAATTCCGCAGAGCCTGGTTGAGGAATGGCAGGAAATCGTAAATATCATGGCGGAAATTATTGAAGTCCCTGCCGGACTGATCATGCGGGTTTCCAGCGAGGAACTCGAAGTATTCGTTGCGAGCCAAACTCCGGGGAATCCCTATACTCCCGGTGAATCCGAGATTTGGAACGGCTCGGGACTGTATTGCGAAACCGTTATTAATTCGAGAGAAAAACTTTTGGTCCCTGATGCGTTGAGTGATCCGAAATGGGAGAGTAATCCTGACATCCGGCTCAATATGATTTCGTATTTGGGATATCCTATCTTTCTTCCAAATGGGGAGGTCTTCGGTACTATTTGTGTCCTGGATAATAAAAAAATGATTACTCTGCCCTTTATGAGCAGTTTATGATAAAACTGAAGACACAAATTGAGCAGCAGTTACAATTGCTGGAGATGGCTAAGAAACTACAAAAACATAAAAAGGAGCTCGACCGTCATATAGAGGAAATACATAAGTTACAAGGATTAATTCCGATTTGCGTCCAATGTAAAAATATCAGAGACGACGATGGTTACTGGCATTTGGTAGAGGAATATTTTGTACACCATCCGGACATTGTATTTTCTCATACCGTTTGCCCGAACTGCAAGGAACTTTTGGTTTACAAATAATCCCAAAAAAATATAGTCTGGATTATTCATGAATTGGATCAAATGAATGGTCTTTATCGGCGCTAACATCAATATTACCAACGAAGTAGAGCCGCTCCATTAAACGCCTCTACATACAACAATATCTATGGGTTACAGTGTTTTCTGTGATACAAGGTTTCCGGGGTTATTATAAAAATATTCATTGACTTGGCATACTCACACACCCTCCAAGAAAAGTCCCTCCAGTGAAATCCGTCTAACATCGTAAGAGTCAACAGACTTATCATTCGCTTCAGTGGATTTCCCTACCAGAGCCCAATTATTTTCCTGAGTTACTCAGGATGGGCAAGGACTGTGAATGATCAAGAAACCGCGGAATTGCATATGGGATTTTGGCAGGAATTTAAAGAATTTTCCATCAAGGGAAATGCAGTGGATATGGCAGTCGGGATCATCCTGGGGACGGCATTCAATCGAATTGTGAATTCGCTCGTCACCGATATTATTATGCCGCCGATTGGGTATTTGCTTGGTGGGGTGGAATTTGCCGACCTGGCTATTGTCTTTCGGGAATCCGCTGACAGCGCCACCGGTGAAATGTCCCCCTAGTGTCGATCCGATATGATCAATTTCTGACAACTGTCGTGCATTTTATTATTATTGCCTTCTCCATATTTATAGTGGTGAAAGTTAAGAATCGAATAATTCATGCCCGGGAGAATTGACCAACCCGAAATCAGGCAGTTCTCTGCTTTGAGTGTCCTCATAACTGCAGTATATTACCTGTTCTGTTTGCGGAAATTTGATAGCAGGTTCTAATTGAAGATTACAAGATTACTTCTTTTTGTCATCGTGACTGTATTTTTAACACATTCCGTGCATTCACAACCGAAAATAATATTCGATACCGATTTCGGCGGAGATGCCGATGACCTGGGGGCGTTGGTCATGTTGCACCACTTTGTCGATCAGGGAGAATGCTACCTACTCGGTATTATGAGCTGGTCCATGGATAAATATACTGTTCCGGCCATCGATGCGGTCAATCAATTCTACGGACATCCGGATATTCCTATTGGCACGAGAAAGGATTCACTCCGTTTTGATGATTGGAATTACAGTAAACCGATTACTGATAATTTTCCATACAAATGCAATTACGAGGATGTCCCCGATGCCACGACACTGTACCGGGAGTTATTATCAGAGAACCCTGACTCCAGCGTCACTATTGTGACAGTCGGTCCGCTGAAGAATATTGCTGATTTGCTCAAATCCGAAGGTGATACAATTTCTACTTTAAGCGGGAAGGAATTGATCGAGAAGAAAGTTAAAGAGTTTGTCATCATGGGCGGCAAATTTCCCCAGGGCGATTGGGAGTGGAACTTTTCAGGGGATATGCCTGGGGTCACGAAGTTTGTTATTTCTCAATTAACTGTCCCTATTACTTTTACCGGCTACGAAGTGGGCATGGCTATCAAAACAGGGAAGGTGTTGAACACCATCGATCCGGAGAACCCGCTCACTAAAGGCTATCGACATTTCAGCGAACATGCTCACTGGGACAGAGAAAATTTCACTGGCAAAATCCTGGATAATGCGACGTATGACCAAACGGCCGTTTTATATGCGGTCAGAAATGGTGTTGGAACCTATTGGGATAGAATATCAAATGGCGTCTGTGTCCCGGATAACAACGGCGGAAACACGTGGATTGAGGGGGTACAGTCCAAACATTCGTACCTTCAATTGACAATGGATGAAGAGAAGATTGCGAGGAAAATTGAATATTTTATGCTCGGAGATTTTTAACATGAATTTGAATTATTTCTTAGCGCGGTCGAGTACATGAAAATTATATCTTCCCGGTTTAACGTTGTGGTCGGATTAATAGCGCTCCTGCTAATAAGCTGTGATGTCAAAGTCATACCGGCAGAAGAATCAGGACAAGATACTTCTGGCACAGTTAAGAAGTTCACCAATCCGCTTTGGGATGGCGCCGATCCTTTTATGGTAAAACACGCCGACTCCTATTATTACATCGAATCCCTGGGCCGGGATGGGATAGCGGTCTGGAAATCCGGGAAAATGACGGAGCGGGGCGCAAGGCGTATTGTCTGGACTCCGCCGGACACCGGCTGGAATACCGACGAAATCTGGGCGCCGGAGTTACATTTTCTGGAAGACAAGTGGTACATCTATTATGCCGCCGATTCCGGGGCCAACCGCGACCACCGGATGGGAGTCCTGGAAAGCACAAGCCAGGATCCCCAGGGGGATTACAATGACAAGGGGATGCTGTATACCGGCGACTACATCGAATCCGATTCCCTGAACCGGTGGGCCATCGACGGTACGGTGCTGGAGTTCGATGGGCAACTGTATTTTATCTGGTCGGGCTGGGAATCAACTCATGACAACCAGTATCTGTATATTGCCCCGATGAGCAACCCGTGGACAATCTCAGGAAACCGGGTGCGGCTCGCAGACAATGATGATTATATCTGGGAACGGGTCGGGGAAGATCCGGGACAACGCGGACTGAACGAGGCGCCGCAGGTATTGAAAAACGGGGAACATGTCTTCGTAATTTATTCCTGCAGCGGGTCGTGGCAAACCACATATAAACTGGGTATGTTACGGCTGGACAATGGCGGAAATCCACTGAATCCCGCACACTGGACGAAAGCGTCCGAGCCGGTCTTTCAGGGGACGGAAGACGTGTATGGCGTTGGACATGCCTCGTATGTCAAGTCCCCGGACGGGACGGAGGACTGGATTATCTACCATTCCAAAAAGGAAACGACACCGGGCTGGGATCGGGATGTCCGGATGCAGCCGTTTACCTGGAATGCTGACGGCACGCCCGAATTTGGTACGCCGGTGGCGCCGGGCGATTCTCTATCGGTACCGTCCGGAGAACAGTGAACAACTCTCATATCCACTTAACTTTTTAACTATGGAACTGATATGCACATACCTTCGAAGATCATTCTCTTTAGCCTGGCTATTATTCTAATGGTTATGAACCAATCGTTGGCAGGGCAATGGGCACCGAAAGATGTCCCGGTGATGACACCCTGGGCGGCGGAGGTAACCCCTGACAATGTTTTACCGGAGTATCCGCGCCCCCAGATGCGACGCTCAGAATGGAAAAATTTGAATGGTCTGTGGGAGTATTCCTTCGCAGATAATCTGAAAAACCCGCCGTTCGGACAGGAATTGTCCGGACACATCCTTGTGCCTTTTGCCGTAGAATCAGCGTTATCAGGAGTTAAGGATTCCACTGAATATCTCTGGTATCGCCGGACTTTTTCATTCCCGGAGGAATGGAATGGCCAGCGCCTTCTGCTCCACTTCGGCGCCGTGGATTGGCAAACAGTCGTCTATGTGAATGGGAACAAAGTTGGCGAGCACCAGGGGGGATACGATCCTTTTACCATAGATATTACCGATGCTAATACAGAATCCGGATCCCTGGAAATAATTGTCGGTGTTTTCGACCCGTCGGACCAGAGCGCGAATCCGGTGGGGAAGCAGGTGCTGGATCCCAGCGGAATCTGGTACACCTCCGTAACTGGAATCTGGCAGACTGTCTGGCTGGAGCCGGTTCCCGATGTTTATATCGATGACATTAACATCAGCAGTGATATCGACAGGGAAATGGTAAAAATCAGGGTAGCGACTAACAAACGCAGTCCGTCTTTTCAAATCCGCATTAATGTGGTTGAAAACGAGAAAACGATTGCCGAAGCCGATGGGGCACCAGGTGAACTGGTGGAAATTCCGATTCCGCAGCCCCATCTCTGGGAACCGGAGGACCCGTTCTTGTATGATTTGAAAATTGAGTTACTTGATGACACCGGTAAACCGATGGACGAGGTCACTAGTTATTTCGGTATGCGGGAGATTAGTTTAGGCACAGATGAAGACGGTATCACACGTATGCTGCTGAACGGTGAGTACGTCTTCCAGATGGGCCCGCTGGATCAGGGATACTGGCCGGACGGATTGTATACGGCACCCACGGATGAGGCGCTGCGGTTCGATATTGAAAAGGCAAAGGAATTCGGCTTTAATATGATTCGCAAGCACGTGAAGGTGGAGCCTGCCCGGTGGTACTACTGGTGCGACAGACTCGGCGTGCTCGTGTGGCAGGATATGCCAAGTCCCAATCCGAACACTTACGAGCAGTTCCGGTCGGATGAAGCCGATCAGCAGTTCGAATACGAACTCCGCCAGATGGTGCAGACTCTCTCGAATCATCCTTCGATTGTCATGTGGGTCGTCTTCAACGAAGGGTGGGGACAACACAATACGGAAAAGCTTACCAAGATGGTGCAGGAGTTAGATCCTACGCGGCTGGTGAATAACGCCAGCGGATACACGGACAAGGGAGTGGGGGATGTCATCGATTGGCATATCTATCCCGGTCCGGATGCCCCTGCGCCTGAAGAACGCCGGGCGAGCGTGCTCGGTGAGTTCGGGGG is drawn from Candidatus Neomarinimicrobiota bacterium and contains these coding sequences:
- a CDS encoding chitobiase/beta-hexosaminidase C-terminal domain-containing protein codes for the protein MHIPSKIILFSLAIILMVMNQSLAGQWAPKDVPVMTPWAAEVTPDNVLPEYPRPQMRRSEWKNLNGLWEYSFADNLKNPPFGQELSGHILVPFAVESALSGVKDSTEYLWYRRTFSFPEEWNGQRLLLHFGAVDWQTVVYVNGNKVGEHQGGYDPFTIDITDANTESGSLEIIVGVFDPSDQSANPVGKQVLDPSGIWYTSVTGIWQTVWLEPVPDVYIDDINISSDIDREMVKIRVATNKRSPSFQIRINVVENEKTIAEADGAPGELVEIPIPQPHLWEPEDPFLYDLKIELLDDTGKPMDEVTSYFGMREISLGTDEDGITRMLLNGEYVFQMGPLDQGYWPDGLYTAPTDEALRFDIEKAKEFGFNMIRKHVKVEPARWYYWCDRLGVLVWQDMPSPNPNTYEQFRSDEADQQFEYELRQMVQTLSNHPSIVMWVVFNEGWGQHNTEKLTKMVQELDPTRLVNNASGYTDKGVGDVIDWHIYPGPDAPAPEERRASVLGEFGGLGLFIDGHTWSSENWGYEDFQDKQQFVKRYEQLFDALWPLEKNPGLSAAVYTQTTDVETEVNGLLTYDRKVQKLPSEELAAYHRDTMVSPPVIDPDGSLFLDSLRVKLHNRKGEVIRYTLDGGEPTIQSTRYTSPVLITEETTLKAASFGEVDKRSRIYAAKFQETSLRKSESLQKPEPRLRFTHYEGEWDSLPDFSQLHSIETGTTPTPDISLTRSEDHFGFTFGGYLKIEQSGVYTFELTSDDGSKLIIGEEEVVRNDGVHGMRARSGQIALEEGFHPLKIEYFETVLGHGLVVRWSGPGFEKQIVPQEFFFHSGK